In Phycisphaerales bacterium, a genomic segment contains:
- a CDS encoding SBBP repeat-containing protein: MASLPLFRIARLATVVLGTFFSVSPVLASQDVGEMVRLGLSGAYFVPNQGQWSDPTVCYGLRAAGMDIAFRESSLTMHLFQGEIERQNSAAIGAKTVVGGVVDAILETSESEEMLNDEIALAVSFPGAIQVWPRGEQPQAARFNYFLGGEDRMPTSNVPSFTSVVYEGLYDGIDLHVTGSETSILKYEFHVAPGADYTRLRIAYDGSENVCVDETGDLKIETPLGTLVDAAPVVWQDIDGRRQLLRARYAAIDSSTYTIDVLDTPDPNHVLVLDPDLEWSLFLGGIYESYGLDVVADSDGDAWVTGYTRSGNFEGRRNSRHGGSDYFDAFALKVSPAGTLLWMTYLGGTRTDVGSGIAVDSLGNGLIVGHTVSIDFEGATNSNHGGTLEHDAFALKLNQNGQLIWMLYLGGTYTDDAYAIAIDESDNALIAGTTESPDFEGQNNTFHGTRWENEAFALKITPTGELDWVHFLGGTGEDLGYGVAADSGGNLLVTGDTESVDFEGRNNTYHGGGTWGGDAFVASVSPTGQVRWMTYYGGSDWDRGKDIAVDPADNAIVTGYSQSIDFEGRNNSSHGDSGECFVFKVDPAGQLQWMTYLGGSGDDDGFGVAVDRAGNALVAGTTQSTDFEGRNNEHHGGVNDLFILQVDAVGEIQWMTYLGGSEVDSGRDVELDLLGNALIVGSTESGDFEGHSNSFHGFTDAVLVKLSNRTGVALSVNATCPIGGPIRVEWNGATPDARVALIFARCEGAFVVPEQMPCPGTSLGLCANQIQVVWTGRSEGDGSKILSSSVGGAACGSFLQLIDLTTCGTSNVARIE, encoded by the coding sequence GTGGCAAGCCTCCCACTATTCCGAATTGCGCGCCTTGCAACGGTCGTGCTCGGTACATTCTTCAGTGTCTCGCCGGTTCTCGCGAGTCAGGACGTAGGGGAGATGGTGCGCCTCGGCCTGAGCGGCGCATACTTCGTGCCGAATCAAGGTCAGTGGTCTGATCCCACGGTTTGCTACGGATTGCGCGCGGCAGGCATGGACATTGCATTCCGCGAATCCTCGCTCACCATGCACCTGTTCCAGGGAGAAATCGAACGACAGAATTCCGCTGCAATCGGAGCAAAAACGGTAGTGGGTGGGGTAGTCGACGCAATCCTGGAGACTTCTGAGTCCGAGGAGATGTTGAACGACGAGATTGCGCTCGCCGTAAGCTTTCCCGGTGCGATCCAGGTTTGGCCGCGCGGCGAGCAACCGCAAGCGGCCCGGTTCAACTACTTCCTCGGTGGTGAAGATCGAATGCCGACGAGCAACGTTCCTTCGTTCACGAGCGTTGTATACGAAGGCCTCTATGACGGAATCGATCTCCATGTGACCGGGAGCGAAACAAGCATCCTAAAGTATGAGTTCCATGTGGCGCCGGGAGCGGACTACACGCGCCTGCGAATTGCATACGACGGCAGCGAGAATGTGTGTGTCGATGAGACCGGTGATCTCAAGATCGAGACACCGCTCGGTACGCTGGTCGATGCGGCGCCCGTCGTATGGCAGGACATCGACGGCCGCCGACAGTTGCTCCGAGCCAGGTATGCAGCGATCGACAGTAGCACATACACAATTGATGTTCTGGATACACCTGATCCCAACCATGTCCTAGTACTTGATCCCGACTTGGAATGGTCACTTTTCTTGGGGGGAATCTATGAAAGCTATGGACTCGACGTTGTCGCCGATTCGGATGGCGATGCATGGGTCACTGGGTATACGAGGTCCGGGAATTTTGAAGGAAGACGGAACTCACGCCACGGGGGGTCGGATTACTTTGATGCCTTCGCACTGAAGGTGTCCCCAGCCGGAACGCTGCTGTGGATGACATACCTGGGAGGTACAAGAACAGACGTTGGTTCAGGTATCGCAGTCGACAGCCTCGGCAATGGGCTGATCGTGGGTCATACGGTGTCGATCGATTTTGAGGGAGCGACCAATTCAAATCACGGTGGCACGTTGGAGCACGATGCCTTTGCGCTGAAACTGAATCAGAACGGGCAATTAATATGGATGTTATATCTCGGAGGCACTTATACCGACGATGCGTACGCCATCGCCATCGACGAGTCGGACAACGCACTGATTGCGGGAACTACCGAGTCACCTGATTTCGAGGGTCAGAACAACACTTTTCATGGTACAAGATGGGAGAATGAAGCGTTCGCGCTCAAGATCACACCGACCGGTGAACTGGATTGGGTGCACTTTCTTGGGGGAACGGGTGAAGATCTTGGGTATGGTGTCGCCGCGGACAGTGGCGGAAACCTGCTGGTAACTGGGGACACAGAATCAGTCGATTTCGAAGGCCGAAACAACACATATCATGGCGGCGGTACTTGGGGAGGAGACGCCTTTGTTGCCAGTGTGAGCCCGACCGGTCAAGTGCGCTGGATGACATACTACGGAGGAAGTGACTGGGACCGTGGCAAAGACATTGCTGTCGACCCGGCCGACAACGCAATTGTGACGGGGTATTCGCAATCCATAGACTTCGAAGGCCGGAACAATTCGAGCCACGGAGATTCGGGGGAGTGCTTCGTATTCAAAGTCGACCCTGCCGGCCAACTGCAGTGGATGACCTACCTTGGCGGCAGCGGTGACGATGATGGGTTTGGAGTTGCAGTTGATCGTGCCGGCAATGCGCTGGTGGCGGGCACGACACAATCGACGGACTTTGAGGGGAGGAACAACGAGCACCACGGCGGAGTGAACGACCTGTTCATACTCCAGGTCGATGCGGTCGGTGAGATTCAATGGATGACTTACCTTGGGGGTAGTGAAGTGGATTCGGGTCGCGATGTGGAGCTGGATTTGCTTGGCAATGCGTTGATAGTTGGATCGACCGAATCAGGGGATTTCGAAGGGCACAGCAACTCGTTCCACGGTTTTACAGACGCGGTGCTCGTCAAGTTAAGTAATCGGACCGGTGTCGCGCTTTCTGTCAATGCGACCTGTCCAATCGGTGGCCCTATTCGCGTGGAGTGGAACGGAGCAACACCCGACGCGCGGGTGGCACTGATCTTCGCCCGATGCGAAGGTGCCTTTGTCGTGCCGGAACAGATGCCCTGTCCCGGCACGTCGCTTGGGCTCTGTGCCAATCAGATTCAAGTAGTCTGGACCGGCCGTTCCGAGGGAGATGGATCGAAGATTCTCAGTTCCTCAGTCGGTGGCGCCGCGTGCGGCTCGTTCCTCCAACTCATTGACCTTACCACCTGCGGCACGAGCAACGTGGCCCGCATCGAGTAG
- a CDS encoding phosphocholine cytidylyltransferase family protein, translating to MQQALILAAGRGSRLGALLNGKPKGLLTIGGVSLIEHQIATLRACGISRIGVVVGHGAHYVRETIGGQVEFIDNHEYASTNSLYSLWVARRWIESGFMMVNSDLFADTRIYERVAAAKGSGLAYDSGSGADPEEMKVSLRGARVIGLSKSTPVGESAGESIGLLKFDEAAAHRLLIAADRIVRDGLMMEWAPAAVSAIASEVAIEAIDIAGMPWAEIDFPQDFEYATSSVWRRMKMRIPSEARPGVTVNGAGHLSDDAQIRNGVAGGRR from the coding sequence ATGCAACAGGCATTGATACTGGCCGCGGGGAGAGGGAGCCGCCTGGGCGCGCTGCTGAACGGCAAGCCCAAGGGGCTGCTGACCATCGGCGGCGTCTCGCTCATCGAACACCAGATCGCGACTCTGAGGGCGTGCGGGATCTCACGCATCGGAGTCGTCGTCGGACATGGCGCCCATTACGTTCGAGAGACGATCGGCGGACAGGTCGAGTTCATCGATAACCACGAGTACGCCTCGACGAACAGCCTCTATTCGCTTTGGGTCGCGCGCCGATGGATCGAGTCCGGGTTCATGATGGTGAACAGCGATCTGTTCGCCGACACGCGCATCTACGAGCGCGTGGCGGCGGCGAAAGGCTCCGGACTCGCGTATGACTCAGGTTCCGGCGCCGATCCCGAGGAGATGAAGGTCTCGCTGCGCGGCGCGCGCGTCATCGGGCTGAGCAAGTCAACGCCTGTCGGCGAATCGGCCGGCGAGAGCATTGGTCTGCTCAAGTTCGACGAAGCGGCGGCTCACCGGCTGCTCATTGCGGCCGATCGGATTGTCCGCGACGGATTGATGATGGAGTGGGCTCCCGCGGCCGTCTCAGCCATTGCCTCTGAAGTCGCAATCGAAGCGATCGACATCGCCGGCATGCCCTGGGCCGAGATCGATTTCCCGCAGGACTTTGAGTATGCCACGAGCAGCGTCTGGCGGCGCATGAAGATGCGCATCCCGAGCGAAGCACGCCCTGGCGTCACCGTTAACGGAGCCGGTCACCTGTCCGACGACGCTCAGATCCGCAACGGCGTGGCCGGGGGCCGGCGATGA
- a CDS encoding ABC transporter ATP-binding protein — MAWAHRASFAVGLGAALAVVGARLVLPWTLKAALKPLLSAGQSAAGAGGESPSLTGPLLFAAVSFLVLLVIMGYADYRERLSFARFAITVIHDLRSRAVGAIGRILNSPAGSGVRQGDIIARLIGDTARIKAGLKGFLVHVATNGAMAIGVSVVLISIDPALGLVFTVGVVLTVLVTWRAAGAVYRQAAKYRAKEGALAEFLHSTHSERTGSESFTSGSSESASHEARITCLQGRATWAAHTIFGATVLGCLLVGMAGARSGRIEPSHLVVFALYALMMRAPLVQLTRQGVRTGKIVACLERVLEIVNMEPAATRDTGVSAVLKSRLRLRDARVRLGKRQARRNVLRIDLLEIAAGQRVAVIGPQGSGKTMLLQLLAGSQRSARGRLDWDEHEWDLAKESFELAGRSCLVPALPAWPRQPLRNTLGITASVTDDQALELVRACGAAKALRRMADGLDSRVSSEDLSLGERKQIALARALLQPAPPLLLIDDIAAGLSKRAARKAVLAVLEHIGQRTLVMTFSRPIRIQRFDRIIELRSGRIAADAGDGAVTEASADSGVEHAGTELQL; from the coding sequence TTGGCGTGGGCGCACCGCGCTTCATTTGCTGTCGGGCTCGGTGCCGCGCTGGCCGTGGTCGGTGCGCGACTGGTTCTTCCGTGGACGCTCAAGGCCGCTCTCAAACCACTGCTTTCCGCCGGGCAGTCGGCTGCCGGCGCTGGGGGAGAGTCGCCGTCGCTGACGGGTCCGCTGCTGTTCGCGGCCGTGAGTTTCCTGGTTCTGCTCGTCATCATGGGCTATGCGGACTATCGCGAGCGGCTGTCGTTTGCGCGATTCGCGATCACGGTAATCCATGACCTCCGTTCCCGCGCCGTCGGCGCGATCGGGCGCATTTTGAACAGTCCAGCCGGGAGCGGCGTTCGCCAGGGCGACATCATCGCCCGGCTGATCGGTGACACCGCCCGTATCAAGGCCGGGCTCAAAGGCTTCCTCGTCCATGTCGCGACAAATGGCGCTATGGCGATCGGCGTATCTGTTGTGCTGATCTCGATCGACCCGGCGCTCGGGCTGGTCTTCACGGTGGGCGTGGTGCTCACTGTCCTGGTAACGTGGCGGGCGGCGGGGGCGGTGTACCGTCAGGCCGCGAAGTACCGCGCCAAGGAAGGCGCGCTGGCCGAGTTCCTGCACAGCACGCATTCCGAGCGAACTGGCAGCGAGTCGTTTACCTCCGGCAGCTCCGAGAGCGCGAGCCACGAGGCGCGAATCACCTGCCTGCAGGGCCGGGCCACCTGGGCGGCTCATACCATATTCGGTGCGACCGTGCTGGGCTGTCTGCTCGTCGGCATGGCGGGTGCCCGCTCAGGTCGCATCGAGCCGAGCCATCTCGTCGTCTTCGCGCTCTACGCGCTGATGATGCGCGCGCCGCTCGTGCAACTGACCCGGCAGGGCGTGCGCACGGGCAAGATCGTCGCGTGCCTCGAGCGCGTGCTCGAGATCGTCAACATGGAACCGGCGGCGACTCGCGACACTGGCGTCAGCGCCGTGCTGAAGTCCCGGCTGCGGCTTCGCGACGCGCGCGTGCGACTCGGCAAGCGCCAGGCCAGGCGAAACGTTTTGCGCATCGACTTACTCGAAATCGCCGCGGGTCAGCGTGTGGCGGTCATCGGGCCGCAGGGCAGCGGCAAGACCATGCTGCTGCAACTGCTCGCCGGAAGCCAGCGATCCGCCCGCGGTCGTCTCGACTGGGACGAGCACGAATGGGACCTGGCGAAGGAATCGTTTGAACTTGCCGGGCGATCGTGCCTGGTGCCGGCGCTTCCCGCCTGGCCCCGGCAACCGCTCCGGAACACGCTCGGCATCACGGCGAGCGTCACGGACGACCAGGCTCTGGAGCTGGTGCGCGCGTGCGGCGCCGCCAAGGCGCTTCGTCGAATGGCCGACGGGCTCGACAGTCGCGTCTCATCCGAGGATCTGTCGCTGGGAGAGCGCAAGCAGATCGCGCTGGCGCGAGCCCTGCTGCAGCCGGCGCCGCCGCTGCTTCTCATTGATGACATCGCTGCGGGTTTGAGTAAGCGAGCGGCACGAAAGGCGGTACTCGCCGTACTGGAGCATATCGGCCAGCGCACGCTGGTCATGACGTTCTCACGTCCGATCAGGATTCAGAGATTCGATCGGATTATCGAATTGCGCAGCGGCCGGATCGCGGCCGATGCGGGAGATGGCGCCGTCACAGAGGCGTCAGCGGATTCCGGCGTCGAACACGCGGGAACCGAGTTGCAGCTGTGA
- a CDS encoding CDP-glycerol glycerophosphotransferase family protein: protein MNTRPPLKVLFTGYAPVHFACFRPLFEQLTRLDGVEVMLSGGLRTRQGEAVTYDERGMYEPFGIAPAQIVPTADLGRVQCDVLFAGNTNMIAPAQVGKRVQIFHGISFRNKAVRAENMGADYYFLIGPYMRRRFVESGLMEPGDPRALDIGFMKTDRLLDGSLDRTRLAAKYGIDGSRPIVLYAPTGQKYNSLETMGEAVIEEIARWGGCDLILKPHDHPKNTEINWFDRLAPLGSAHVHISREVDVIPLLFLADVLMTDASSVSSEYSLLDRPMLFLDVPRLIRRAGRGDGSQLDLNTWGRHAGAIVEEPAQVVEALKQALANPTQFAPQRRAMAEDLFFNRGCATEAALKWFRQTFLNHGRLPRSESNHTRTETAASRPSSSDRRIDSHPPGASQSAAPAQT, encoded by the coding sequence ATGAACACGCGGCCTCCGCTCAAGGTGCTCTTCACCGGATATGCACCGGTGCACTTCGCCTGCTTTCGACCTCTCTTCGAGCAACTGACCCGACTGGACGGCGTCGAAGTCATGCTCTCCGGAGGACTGCGGACCAGGCAGGGCGAAGCCGTCACGTATGACGAGCGCGGCATGTATGAGCCGTTCGGGATCGCGCCCGCACAGATCGTTCCGACCGCGGATCTCGGGCGAGTGCAATGCGACGTGCTGTTCGCCGGCAATACGAACATGATCGCACCTGCGCAGGTCGGGAAGCGCGTTCAGATCTTTCACGGCATTTCGTTCCGCAACAAGGCGGTGCGCGCCGAGAACATGGGCGCCGACTACTACTTCCTGATCGGGCCTTACATGAGGCGGCGATTCGTCGAATCGGGACTCATGGAGCCCGGTGATCCACGGGCTCTTGATATCGGATTCATGAAGACCGATCGGCTGCTCGACGGCTCGCTCGATCGCACCAGGCTCGCAGCGAAGTATGGCATCGACGGCTCGCGGCCGATCGTGCTGTATGCGCCGACGGGGCAGAAGTACAACTCTCTGGAAACGATGGGCGAAGCGGTGATCGAAGAGATCGCCAGGTGGGGCGGCTGCGATCTCATCCTCAAGCCTCACGATCATCCGAAGAACACGGAGATCAACTGGTTCGACCGGCTGGCGCCCCTGGGCAGCGCGCACGTGCACATCTCGCGCGAAGTGGATGTCATCCCGCTGCTGTTCCTTGCTGATGTGCTCATGACCGATGCGTCGTCGGTATCGAGCGAGTATTCGCTGCTCGACCGACCGATGCTGTTCCTTGACGTGCCGCGCCTGATCAGGCGGGCCGGGCGCGGCGACGGGAGCCAGCTCGATCTCAACACATGGGGCCGGCATGCCGGCGCCATCGTCGAAGAGCCGGCGCAGGTTGTCGAAGCGCTGAAGCAGGCGCTGGCGAACCCAACACAGTTCGCCCCACAGCGGCGCGCCATGGCCGAGGATCTGTTCTTCAACCGCGGATGTGCCACCGAGGCTGCGTTGAAGTGGTTCCGCCAGACGTTCCTGAATCACGGGCGGCTTCCGCGAAGCGAGTCGAACCACACCCGCACGGAGACAGCCGCGTCCCGCCCATCATCGTCCGACCGACGAATCGACTCACACCCGCCGGGCGCATCCCAATCGGCAGCGCCGGCTCAAACCTGA
- a CDS encoding prepilin-type N-terminal cleavage/methylation domain-containing protein, whose product MRRHPFAKNRSRAPRCDGAFTLIELLVVISVIALLIALLLPALARSRRSARAGTCLSNLRQHGVAFNLYDLDYGALPHEDDSNHPEVLCWYFGINRYLGVRNDDSVLGRTEFYPAVKLCPEVDRTSPSFIKAYRFNSGLENNTQPFVKLQWIPRPVSAPIIFDAEYTGEGVSFKGREGKVQSRHLGSANILFADWHVAAVRKEDVGALDWQRE is encoded by the coding sequence ATGAGACGCCATCCATTCGCGAAGAACCGGAGCCGGGCGCCGCGGTGCGATGGCGCTTTCACCCTCATCGAACTGCTCGTCGTGATTTCCGTGATCGCGCTGCTCATCGCCCTGCTCCTGCCGGCGCTGGCCCGCAGCCGGCGCTCGGCGCGCGCGGGAACGTGTCTTTCGAACCTGCGGCAGCACGGCGTGGCGTTCAACCTTTACGATCTCGACTACGGCGCACTTCCGCACGAGGACGATTCGAATCACCCGGAGGTTCTGTGCTGGTACTTCGGCATCAACCGCTATCTCGGCGTGCGCAATGACGATTCAGTGCTCGGGCGGACGGAGTTTTATCCAGCCGTCAAGCTGTGTCCCGAAGTGGATCGCACCTCGCCGTCTTTCATCAAGGCGTACCGCTTCAACAGCGGCCTCGAGAACAACACGCAGCCGTTCGTGAAGCTGCAGTGGATTCCGCGCCCCGTGTCTGCACCGATCATCTTTGACGCGGAGTACACCGGGGAGGGCGTCTCGTTCAAGGGGCGCGAAGGAAAGGTGCAGTCGAGACACCTCGGTTCGGCCAATATCCTCTTCGCCGACTGGCACGTCGCGGCGGTCCGCAAGGAGGATGTGGGCGCGCTCGATTGGCAGCGCGAGTAG
- a CDS encoding CTP synthase: MPDRSAPQSPHSNPSLLAQFGAPEETTEYYSPVPKGYQPSRHRYVAVFGTVMSGLGKGIFSSSIAKLLKDKGLSVAPIKLEGYLNIDAGTLNPYRHGEVFVLDDGTETDMDLGTYERILDQNLSYDNFTTAGRIYSTILDRERRGGYLGRDVQMIPHVTGEVKRMLRQLAMTGCNGEPADVVFVEVGGTAGDFENGFYIEALRELAFEEGPGSVCFVALTYVIEPEILGEQKSKAAQLGIKRLLEVGIQPHIVACRAKNPVTNTVRQKIAMFSNVPLNRTFSMHDRESIYVIPDALRAQGLDRQVLSILSLHDRVNQVNEDAAREQWGGFVHSLTRPKKHRVSIGITGKYAALRDAYASIDKALEHCSAELSAEIDVKWIDTTEINDANVAASIEGLNGVIVPGGFGARGVEGKIACVRYCRENQLPYMGICLGFQVAVIEFARNVLGLSGANSTEFDSQCADPVISELPEQKQIEGLGGTMRLGGQEVVIRADSLAAFLYASSRQRAEARSQIGNARSSTFHIRERFRHRYEVEPRYVDRFEAAGLMFSGRHPKQPIMQVLELSTEMHPYFIGGQFHPELTSRPARPNPLFAGLIAAAARHARPSLKVEEVSARWLRPFEPSTSEGGDRVRPAVAVISAAAPAPSR, from the coding sequence ATGCCCGACCGATCCGCCCCGCAGAGCCCGCATTCGAACCCATCCCTCCTCGCCCAGTTTGGCGCTCCCGAGGAGACCACCGAGTACTACTCGCCCGTCCCCAAGGGCTATCAGCCTTCGCGCCATCGCTACGTCGCCGTCTTCGGCACCGTCATGTCCGGCCTGGGCAAGGGCATCTTCTCCTCCTCCATCGCCAAGCTCCTCAAGGACAAGGGCCTCTCGGTGGCCCCCATCAAGCTCGAGGGCTACCTCAACATCGACGCCGGCACGCTCAACCCCTACCGCCACGGCGAAGTCTTCGTCCTCGACGACGGCACCGAGACGGACATGGACCTGGGCACCTACGAGCGCATCCTCGACCAGAACCTCTCCTACGACAACTTCACCACCGCCGGCCGCATCTACTCGACCATCCTCGATCGCGAGCGCCGCGGCGGCTACCTCGGCCGCGACGTGCAGATGATCCCCCACGTCACCGGCGAGGTGAAGCGCATGCTCCGCCAGCTCGCCATGACCGGCTGCAACGGCGAACCGGCCGACGTCGTCTTCGTCGAGGTCGGCGGAACCGCGGGCGATTTCGAGAACGGCTTCTACATCGAAGCCCTGCGCGAACTCGCCTTCGAAGAAGGCCCCGGCAGCGTCTGCTTCGTCGCCCTCACCTACGTCATCGAGCCCGAGATCCTCGGCGAGCAGAAATCCAAGGCCGCCCAGCTGGGCATCAAGCGCCTGCTCGAAGTCGGCATCCAGCCCCACATCGTCGCCTGCCGCGCCAAGAACCCCGTCACCAACACCGTGCGCCAGAAGATCGCGATGTTCAGCAACGTGCCGCTCAACCGCACCTTCTCGATGCACGATCGCGAGTCGATCTACGTCATCCCCGATGCGCTTCGCGCGCAGGGGCTCGACCGCCAGGTGCTCTCGATCCTCAGCCTGCACGATCGGGTGAACCAGGTGAACGAAGACGCCGCGCGCGAGCAGTGGGGCGGCTTCGTCCATTCGCTCACGCGGCCCAAGAAGCACCGCGTGAGCATCGGCATCACGGGCAAGTACGCGGCGCTCCGCGACGCCTACGCCTCCATCGACAAGGCCCTGGAGCACTGCAGCGCCGAACTCTCCGCCGAGATCGACGTCAAGTGGATCGACACCACGGAGATCAACGACGCCAACGTCGCCGCTTCGATCGAAGGGCTAAACGGCGTGATCGTGCCCGGCGGCTTTGGCGCGCGCGGCGTCGAGGGCAAGATCGCCTGCGTCCGCTATTGCCGCGAGAATCAGCTGCCCTACATGGGCATCTGCCTTGGCTTCCAGGTCGCCGTCATCGAGTTCGCCCGCAACGTCCTGGGTCTGAGCGGCGCCAACTCGACCGAGTTCGACTCGCAGTGCGCCGATCCGGTCATCAGCGAACTGCCCGAGCAGAAGCAGATCGAGGGCCTCGGCGGCACGATGCGCCTGGGCGGGCAGGAAGTCGTCATCCGGGCCGATTCGCTCGCTGCATTCCTCTACGCCAGCAGCCGCCAGCGCGCCGAGGCCCGGTCGCAGATCGGCAACGCCAGGTCGTCCACCTTCCACATTCGCGAGCGTTTCCGCCACCGCTACGAGGTCGAGCCGAGGTACGTTGATCGCTTCGAGGCTGCGGGGCTGATGTTCTCCGGCCGCCACCCCAAACAGCCGATCATGCAGGTGCTGGAGTTGAGCACGGAGATGCATCCCTACTTCATCGGCGGGCAGTTCCATCCGGAATTGACCAGCCGGCCCGCGCGGCCGAATCCGCTCTTCGCCGGCCTGATCGCCGCCGCCGCCCGCCACGCCCGGCCGAGCCTGAAGGTCGAGGAGGTGTCGGCCCGCTGGCTGCGCCCTTTCGAGCCGAGCACATCGGAGGGCGGGGATAGGGTTCGTCCCGCCGTCGCCGTGATCTCCGCCGCCGCGCCGGCGCCGTCGCGCTGA
- a CDS encoding DUF3466 family protein, which produces MNRGLSIAALAVCALCSATSIARAQQYDVIDLGTLGGNDSESRGLNAQGKVVGYSDIVGGNDHAFYWDGVLMTDLGTLGGRESNARAINDAGIIVGRADINYWTQHAVRWQGNQSLDLGTLGGLQSSAYDINSANQIVGWADTNTGATRAFRWQNGQMTDLGTLGGVSSWARAINDASEVAGYSFALGGAQHAFVIRNQQMVDLGTLGGPNSFAYDLNEGGLVVGESHTAQGPSHACYWDQNGAHDMGTFGGTSSLAWAVNNAGQIVGYADAVGDVKRAFLWQNGQMFQLNDLISPLAGWNLKEAMDINDDGQIVGRGSVNGQTHAFLLVPTGSNVLILGGPTPGIAGQSNTFTIDGATPGARQRFYYGLRSGSTSIPNCPNISLSLQNATLMGAANADQNGHAQLSVPVPSNARGVLVYFQAYEESSCRVSNRNSHTFQ; this is translated from the coding sequence ATGAATCGAGGGCTTTCAATCGCCGCACTGGCCGTATGTGCACTATGCTCGGCAACATCCATCGCCCGCGCCCAGCAGTACGACGTCATCGACCTGGGCACACTCGGCGGCAACGACAGCGAATCGCGCGGTCTGAACGCACAGGGCAAAGTGGTCGGCTATTCCGACATCGTGGGCGGCAATGATCACGCGTTCTACTGGGACGGCGTTCTGATGACCGACCTCGGCACGCTTGGCGGGCGCGAAAGCAACGCGCGGGCGATCAACGACGCCGGGATCATCGTCGGACGGGCGGATATCAACTACTGGACCCAGCACGCCGTGCGCTGGCAGGGAAACCAGTCGCTCGATCTCGGCACGCTCGGGGGACTTCAGAGTTCGGCCTATGACATCAACAGCGCCAATCAGATCGTCGGCTGGGCGGACACCAACACCGGCGCGACGCGCGCGTTTCGCTGGCAGAACGGGCAGATGACCGACCTTGGGACGCTCGGCGGCGTGTCAAGCTGGGCTCGCGCGATCAATGACGCGTCAGAAGTCGCCGGCTACTCGTTCGCGCTCGGCGGCGCCCAGCATGCGTTCGTCATCCGCAATCAGCAGATGGTCGACCTGGGCACGCTCGGCGGCCCCAACAGTTTCGCCTACGACCTCAACGAAGGCGGACTCGTCGTCGGCGAGTCGCACACCGCGCAGGGCCCTTCGCACGCCTGCTACTGGGACCAGAACGGCGCTCATGACATGGGGACGTTCGGCGGTACCTCGAGCCTGGCCTGGGCCGTGAACAACGCGGGCCAGATCGTGGGTTACGCCGATGCCGTCGGCGACGTGAAACGCGCGTTCCTGTGGCAGAACGGCCAGATGTTCCAGCTCAACGATCTCATCTCGCCGCTGGCAGGATGGAACCTCAAGGAGGCGATGGACATCAACGACGACGGCCAGATCGTCGGCCGCGGATCGGTGAACGGACAGACGCACGCCTTTCTGCTCGTGCCTACGGGCAGCAATGTGCTCATCCTCGGCGGACCGACGCCGGGAATCGCCGGCCAGTCCAACACGTTCACGATCGACGGCGCAACGCCCGGCGCGCGCCAGCGGTTCTATTACGGGCTGCGCTCCGGTTCGACCTCGATACCGAATTGCCCCAACATCTCGCTGAGCCTGCAGAACGCCACGCTCATGGGTGCGGCGAACGCCGATCAGAACGGCCATGCCCAGTTGAGCGTGCCGGTGCCAAGCAACGCGCGAGGCGTACTGGTGTACTTCCAGGCGTACGAAGAGAGTTCCTGCCGGGTTTCGAATCGAAACTCGCACACGTTCCAGTAG